Within Fretibacterium sp. OH1220_COT-178, the genomic segment AACGGTATTTCGCCGCGAACTCCCCGGCCGTCATGTTCCTGCGGCGCATCTCGGGTCCGTTCCGCTCCAGCGCCGACCGGACCTGACCGGCCGTATGTCCCGTCACCCGCATCCGGATCCCTATCATCCCGTCCACCTGCGAGCAGTCCATCGCACCGCCGAAACGACCGGCGATGTCCTCGTAATGCCTCCAATACGCCCCGTCAGGGTCGCACGTCTCGTACTCCGTACCCCCGAGCAGATCCCGGACCTTCCTCATCGCCGCAGCCGCCCTCACGCACCGTATCTCCTTCCCGACGGCCTCCAGCTCCAAAAGCGCTTTTCCGCACAAGCCTCCCTCCGCCTCGACCAGACACGTCGGAGGGTAGCTCCCATCCTCACGGCGGTGTTGGGGCTTGAAGTTGCCGAACGGCGGCAGCCGATGGGCATGGACGGCGCCCGAGAGCTTCGGGTCCCCATAACGCTCGTTCAGGAGCTTCGTCAGCCTGTTGGCCGCCTCTCGCTCCATTTCGGGGTCGTCCCCCGACTTCGGCACGGTCAGGATGGCCTGAAAGCTGCCCGGAGAGGATTCGACGACACAGGCGGGACGGTAGCCGTCTTCCTTGAGCTGTTTCAGTTTCTCCGAGGTCAGGTCGTCGACCAGGATGTGGTGCCTGTCCCGGCTCAGGGGCACGACGTTGATGTTCTTCCGGTTTCGGGCGTACCGCTCCAGAAGCCACAGCCTGTCCCGAACCTCCTCTGCCGTCCTGCCGTCCAGCCCGCCCTTGTCCCGGTCCAGGATGAACGCACGGCTCCCGTCCTCGCGGAACTCCGTCACGACGATACGGAAGCGCTCGGCCCCGACGGCCTCGGCATAGCGCCCGAAGATCTCCGTCTTTGCCCGAAGCCCGCCTCCCTCTTCCCGGTTCATCCTTCTTTCCTCCTCGACCGCCTTACCCAGGTCCGGATTGGAGATCTTCAGCCCGTGCCGGGCGGCCGCCCTCACGCAGAGCCTGCGGTATTCCTCGTCCGTCCCGTTGATCCGGACGCTTCCCCATTTCTGGCAGGCCAGCTGCATGGCCGCAAGGATCGCGGCCTCGTCGCGGTCGTTCTTCAGCACGATCCGACGCCCGCAGTCGATGAAATCCGCATGGCCCGGACGGCGGCAGTAGGCGACGGCAAACGCGGACCTCACGGCAGCGTAGTCCCGGATGTCGGCGGACCGGGTGCTCTCCGGAACGCCCCTCCGTTCTCCCGTCAGGACCGCCCGGCCGGGGTACCGGTAGTGCAGGAACGGCCCCTCGTCATCCAGGGCCTCGAGCCAGCGTCGGAAGCCGGGGAAACGCCCCTTGAAGCCAAAACCTTCCCGAAGCTCGGCCGTCTGCCGGCGGTGCTCGTCCCTCAGGTCCAGCTTCTCGGCCAGGTGACGCGCCGCCAGAAGGCTGCGCCGCTGGTTCAGTTCCCTCCCTCTGCCCCTCCAGCTGCCGCCCCTCCACAGAGACTCGCGCTCCGCCCTCTGCGCCCGCCACAGCCTCTCGCGCTCCTGCCTCTGGGATGCCTTCAGCTCCCGGAGCCTCCAGCTCCGCTCCTCCATACAACGGCGTCTCTGCTGTACGTAAGCCCGCCAGGAGCGCTCCACCTCCGGCTCCCCGGCAATGCGGTCCGCAGGGCGTTCCCGAAGCTCCGCCGGCTCCACGCCGTACGCACGAAACTCGCCCAGACGGGTGACCAGGCGCGAGAAACTGCATGCACGGTCCGCCTGAGACGTCTTGACGAACGCATCCCCGATCCGCAGGACCGCCCCGCTTCCCTTCCGCTCGAAACGGATGCCCTCCACGGCCAGCCGCTCATGCAGCTCCGCCCAGCTCACGGCCCTCAGGAGGATGGGGGCAGCCGTCTCCCTGGCGATGCGCTCCGCGCTCTTCGTCCCGGTGTGCGCCTCGATGTCGCGAGCCTTCTGAGACATCCCAGGGATTTTTCTCCCCCTCTTCTCGACGATGTCGCCCTCCGGCGTAACGAAACAGCGCCCGGATTCCTCGACCTCCCAGCCCTGCGCCAGCTCTATCCTCCGTGCCGCGCGCTCGAGGGCCTTGTACGTCCAGTTTCCGGCGGGTTGAATGGCCCGCCCGGTCTCCGGGTCGATGCGGTTCACCGCAACGTGGACATGGAGGTTCCGCGTATCGCCCTGCAGTGCCCAGAGGGCCTGGCAGTCCCCGAGGTCCAGTTCGCTCAGGGCGATCTTCACGGCCTCGTCGGCCTGTTCACTTGTGGGTATTTCCATCTCGCGCCAGGAGAGGATGAAGTGGAAGGCCGGGTCCTTGCATCGGACGTTTTCCGTCGCAAGCGCCTCCATCTCCACGAAGGCCGTGTCGGGGGAGGAGAGGTTCTGCATCCCCACGTGGAGCACGCTCCCGGCCCCGTGCCCCGTGACGCCCAGGCAGTAGTCCGTGAGGGCCTTGAAGCTCGTCCTGCCGTCCCGTCGCTTCGGGGGAACCTTGGCGATCACCGGGCCACCCTCCTCTCCAGTTCCCGTGCGCAGGCCGTCAGCGCTCCTATCGCCTCGGCGGTCCTGGCGCTGTACGTTCCACGCGTCTCGTTGTGGATGTGCTTCAGGAGCCCGCCCAGCCGGCGCAGCTCCGCGAGCACCCGCAGGTCCGTCTTCGGC encodes:
- a CDS encoding plasmid mobilization protein, coding for MTQEKQRRPRRIYARLTEREYADASEQADAAALSLSEYLRRRLFGRRVVPKTDLRVLAELRRLGGLLKHIHNETRGTYSARTAEAIGALTACARELERRVAR
- the traI gene encoding TraI/MobA(P) family conjugative relaxase — its product is MIAKVPPKRRDGRTSFKALTDYCLGVTGHGAGSVLHVGMQNLSSPDTAFVEMEALATENVRCKDPAFHFILSWREMEIPTSEQADEAVKIALSELDLGDCQALWALQGDTRNLHVHVAVNRIDPETGRAIQPAGNWTYKALERAARRIELAQGWEVEESGRCFVTPEGDIVEKRGRKIPGMSQKARDIEAHTGTKSAERIARETAAPILLRAVSWAELHERLAVEGIRFERKGSGAVLRIGDAFVKTSQADRACSFSRLVTRLGEFRAYGVEPAELRERPADRIAGEPEVERSWRAYVQQRRRCMEERSWRLRELKASQRQERERLWRAQRAERESLWRGGSWRGRGRELNQRRSLLAARHLAEKLDLRDEHRRQTAELREGFGFKGRFPGFRRWLEALDDEGPFLHYRYPGRAVLTGERRGVPESTRSADIRDYAAVRSAFAVAYCRRPGHADFIDCGRRIVLKNDRDEAAILAAMQLACQKWGSVRINGTDEEYRRLCVRAAARHGLKISNPDLGKAVEEERRMNREEGGGLRAKTEIFGRYAEAVGAERFRIVVTEFREDGSRAFILDRDKGGLDGRTAEEVRDRLWLLERYARNRKNINVVPLSRDRHHILVDDLTSEKLKQLKEDGYRPACVVESSPGSFQAILTVPKSGDDPEMEREAANRLTKLLNERYGDPKLSGAVHAHRLPPFGNFKPQHRREDGSYPPTCLVEAEGGLCGKALLELEAVGKEIRCVRAAAAMRKVRDLLGGTEYETCDPDGAYWRHYEDIAGRFGGAMDCSQVDGMIGIRMRVTGHTAGQVRSALERNGPEMRRRNMTAGEFAAKYRYRNWERYARETAENFVFGPRGTIQLGKAEPYRAYFLRVEGRTAPARERGRRNPEREQER